GTCAGCGGTTTTTTCTGGAAATCTGAGAGGAAAAGGAAAGTCTGGGGACCTGTGAAACCTGGCTTCTTTTCTGATATTTCTGAGACTTCCGGGAAGATCTCATTCTATTCCTTATTATTATTCTTACTAGCATTTCCTCTTTCTGTTTCCGCGTCTCAAGTCCTGGCGGGCTTAAGCATTTTCTGTTTTATATTCTCCCCTAAGGAGAATTTCCAAAATGCCAAAACCTACCTTTTTCCTTGGGCCTTTATTTTAGGAGCTTATGCTTTAGTATTCATTTCATCTTTGGCTCACTGGGAAGAATATTCCAATTTTTGGAAAACATTTACAAGGCAATCCGAGGCGGGAGATTTCTGGCTTTCCATCCTCTTTCCGATAGCCGCAGTACATTCTTCAGAGGAAAAGAATAGAAGGCTGATCTATAAATATCTGTGGATCTCTTTTTTACTCATTTTGATTACTGGGATTGCTTCCGTATTCAGTGAGTATAGACTCGGAAAATTTATCTCAAACGGTTTTACGCCTGCGCCAGGAGATAGAAGACAACATCCTGCAGGACCACTTTTCGGATTAGAGACTTACCTTCCGATCGGGTTAATGAACACTCATTTGACCTATGGTGGATTAATTTCTTTTTATATTCCTGGGCTTGCTCTTCTACTTTTACGAAAAATAAAGGAGAAGGATCTAAAACGTATAATTGGATTCGGTGTCCTTCTCTTGTTTGCGTTATGGGTATTTCTACTCAACCAAAGTAAATCAGCATGGTTAGGAGTTCTTGCAGTAACCGTTTATTTTATTCTAAGTAAATGGAAGGACTTCTATGGCAAACTTCCAAGAATTACTATCGCAAGAGTTTCGATCGTAATTTTACTTTTAATCGGACTTGGAGGAACGGTTCGATTCTTTTACCAAAAAAATTGGTTATTACAAAGAACTCTTGCACAACTCACAGAGATCCAAACGCCTGAAAATCAAAGATACTGGATCTATAAGCTTAGCCTTCCCCTGCTTGCGAAAAATCCAATCTTAGGAACAGGAGGAGGAAGATTTAAGGAAGCTAGCTCCGAAGTATCCAAAACTTTCATCCAAAAGAACGAACAACTTTGGTATGAGTTGTATATCACTCCGAACAAACATGCTCATAATGATATTTTAGAATTTGCGATCGTAGGCGGATGGTTTTCCGGAATTTTATGGATTGGATTCTTCTATCTTTTATTTAGAAAAATTGCTTCGTCCGCTTTAGAGGATGGGAATTTCCCTTTGGTTGGTGTTGGATTTATCTGGGTAGCGGGATTTTTCCAATGTTATCTTTTGGATGACGAGGTCGCACTTCCCTTCTTTGCCTTGGCTGGAATTTTATGGGGAAGAGAGAAGGAAACTTCTTCTAAATTTTCTAAAGCCTCTACAATCTTCTTAATTCTTACATTTTTATTAAACACATCCTTTTGGATCTGGAGACTTTCTATTCCGGCCGAACTCGCTTATGGAAGACAGGTTTTTGCTTCTTCTTCCTTTCTTGCTAAAAAAATAGAAAGAAGAATCCTTCCTTTTAGAAACCAGACAGAGGAAAGAAAAAAAAGAATTTCAGAAACTATTTCGGTCCCTGCATCAGAAGGAAATTCGGAGTTTTCTGTAGAAGGTTGTCTCACCCATAGATATCCGAATCCTGCAAAACTGAGAGAAGAAAATTATTCTTTCGGGATCTATATTTCTCCCGAATGGAAAAATCCACCGACTCAAACCAGCGTCACGGTATTTTCAGAAGAATCCTTTGATGAAGACAAACTTTATTGGTCTCATCGAAAGTTCGATTTGGGAATTCGCGAGATGGGTCTAAAACCTGGTTGGAATTCCTTCGTTTGGAAAGAGACCTTGGGGCTTTCTAAAATTACGATCTTTCCGGATATCGTATTTTTTAGGAGTTTTAAGATCCGTTTTGGAGGTTCCAATCCGGAAAACGCAATGGATCTGCCTGTCTTAGACTTAGGAGATCTTTGCGATTTTAGATTAGAGTAAAGTTGGTACCTGGAGCGGGACTTGAACCCGCACGAGCGTGAACTCACAGGATTTTAAGTCCTGGGTGTCTACCGATTCCACCATCCAGGCGTTTTAGAGACTCTGCCAGGCGTCGCCCGGATTCGAACCGGGGATCAAGCTTTTGCAGAGCCATGCCTTACC
This genomic window from Leptospira neocaledonica contains:
- a CDS encoding O-antigen ligase family protein, whose protein sequence is MKPGFFSDISETSGKISFYSLLLFLLAFPLSVSASQVLAGLSIFCFIFSPKENFQNAKTYLFPWAFILGAYALVFISSLAHWEEYSNFWKTFTRQSEAGDFWLSILFPIAAVHSSEEKNRRLIYKYLWISFLLILITGIASVFSEYRLGKFISNGFTPAPGDRRQHPAGPLFGLETYLPIGLMNTHLTYGGLISFYIPGLALLLLRKIKEKDLKRIIGFGVLLLFALWVFLLNQSKSAWLGVLAVTVYFILSKWKDFYGKLPRITIARVSIVILLLIGLGGTVRFFYQKNWLLQRTLAQLTEIQTPENQRYWIYKLSLPLLAKNPILGTGGGRFKEASSEVSKTFIQKNEQLWYELYITPNKHAHNDILEFAIVGGWFSGILWIGFFYLLFRKIASSALEDGNFPLVGVGFIWVAGFFQCYLLDDEVALPFFALAGILWGREKETSSKFSKASTIFLILTFLLNTSFWIWRLSIPAELAYGRQVFASSSFLAKKIERRILPFRNQTEERKKRISETISVPASEGNSEFSVEGCLTHRYPNPAKLREENYSFGIYISPEWKNPPTQTSVTVFSEESFDEDKLYWSHRKFDLGIREMGLKPGWNSFVWKETLGLSKITIFPDIVFFRSFKIRFGGSNPENAMDLPVLDLGDLCDFRLE